ATGGGCCGGGCGCTGGCCGGTGCCGGGGTCCCGTACGTGGTCATGCACTGGCGTGGGCACAGTCACGACATGTATCGCAGAGCGGAGTACGACGACGTCGTCCGGGAGGTCCGGGACGAGTTGGCGGCGCGGGTGGACGAGGTGGTCGCGCAGGGCGTGGACCCCTCGATGATCGTGTTGGACCCGGGGCTGGGCTTCGCCAAGAAGGCCCCGCACAACTGGACGCTGATCGCCCGCCTCGGCGAGTTGTCGGACGACCTGCCGGTGCTGGTGGGGGCGTCCCGCAAACGATTCCTGGGCAGGCTGCTGACGGGCCCGGACGGGCAGGCCCGCCCGTTCACCGACTGCGACGACGCCACCGTGGCCGTCACCGCCCTCGCGGCGGCGGCCGGGGCCTGGTGCGTCCGCGTCCACCGGGTCCGTCCCAACGCCGACGCGGTACGGGTCGCGGCCGCGGTGCGCGCCGCCGAACGAGGTGAGGACGCGTGAACAGAGCCGATCTGGCCAGGATCGAAGAGGCCAACGCGGAGTTCTACGCCGCCTTCGAGGCCGGCGATCTCGACCGGATGTCGGCGGTCTGGGCCGACGGCGCGCACGCGTCCGCGGTGGGCTGCGTGCATCCGGGCTGGCCGCTGCTGCGCGGCCGGGAGGAGGTCCTCCGCTCGTGGGCGCTGATCATGGCCAACACGCCGTACATCCAGTTCGTGCTGACCGACCTGCACACCGAGGTGCACGGCGACCAGGCCCTGGTCACCTGCTCGGAGAACATCATCACGGTGGACGACAGCTCCGGCCCGGGCGAGATGCTGGCCGGCGGCAGCGTGGTCGCCACCAACGTCTTCCTGCGCGTGGAGGGCGAGTGGCGGCTGCTGCACCACCACGGCTCCCCGGTGCTGAACCAGATGGAGGAGGACGAAGACGAGTGAGGCGCGCCGGAGGCGATCGGGGGCGAGAGTGAGCCGGCTGGATCGGATCGAGCTGACCGGGCTGCGGGCCCGGGGGCGCCACGGGTGCCTGCCCGCCGAACGTGAGCTGGGGCAGGAGTTCGTGGTGGACGTGGCGCTGGGCCTGGACACCCGCCCCGCCGCGGCGGGCGACGATCTGTCGCGTACGGTCGACTATGGATCCCTGGCGGGCAGGCTGGTCGCCATCGTCGAGGGGGAGCCGGTCAACCTGATCGAGACGCTGGCCGAGAACCTGGCGGCGGCCTGCCTGGAGGACCCGACGGTGCAGGAGGCCCACGTCACGGTGCACAAGCCCGCGGCCCCGGTGCCGCACCCGTTCACCGACGTGGCCGTGAAGATCTCGAGGAGTCGTTCATGACCCACCCCGACCGGACCGCCACCGGTGGTCACATGATCGTTCAGCACCGCACCGTGCTGTCGCTCGGCAGCAACCTCGGGGATCGATTGGACAACATCCAGGAGGCCGTCGACGCGTTGTTCGATGCCCCCGGGTTGACGTTCGTGGCGTTGTCGCCGGTGTACGAGACCGCGCCGTACGGGGGGCCGGAGGGCGACATCCCGGAGCAGGACGACTACCTCAACATCGTGTTGGTGGCCGACACCCGGCTGGCCCCGGAGACGCTGCTGGACCGGCTGCTCAACATCGAGGGCTCGTTGCGTCGGGTCCGTGAGGTCCGGTGGGGCCCGCGCACCCTGGACATCGACATCGTGACGTTCGGTGATGTCGTCTCCGACGACCCTCGGCTGACGCTGCCGCATCCGCGGGCCCATGAGCGGGCGTTCGTGCTCGTTCCGTGGGCGGACCTGGAGCCGGACGTGCTGTTGCCGGGGCACGGGCGGGTGGCCGACCTGGCCGAGGCCGCGGTGCGCGCCGGTGGGCCGGGCCTGGTGCGTCGCCGTGACGACCTGATCCTCCAAGGGCCCGCGTGAAACCGACCCGGCCCGCGGTGCTCGCGGCTCTGGCGGTCGGCCTGACGGTGGTGACCTGGCTCGCCCTCCAGGTCGCCTACGAGTCGTTGCCCACGCTGCCGTGGACGATGGTGCCGACGCTGCTGCTGTTGGGCCTGGGCGAGGCGTTCACCGCCTACAACCTGTGGCGGCGGATCCGTCACCGGCCGGGCACCCGCCCGGTGGAGCCGCTGGTGGTGGCGCGGATGGCGGCGTTGGCGAAGGCCAGCGCCCACGCGGGCGCGGTGATCGCGGGGCTCTTCGGCGGGTTCGCGCTGCACGTGTCGTCGTCGCTGGACAAGAGCGTGCCGCGGCAGGACTTCTTCGTCAGCGTGGGCACGTTGATCGCGTCCCTGGTGCTGATCGGCGCGGCGATGTGGCTGGAGTACGCCTGCCGCGTTCCCAAGGACCCCGACGAGGATCGGCGGCAGGGCGTCTCCAGGGCGTGAGCGGCGTGACCGAGGCGCCCGGGGTGCCGGTGACGGCGGTCCCATGCGGGCGGGACGGCGTGTCGGGCAGGCTGTGCCCCGGAGGTGCGACGGCATGGACGGGTACGTGGGGCGTGCGGGCAAGGTGGCGGACGGGGCGTTCGCCGGGATGTTCCAGGCACCCGCCGAGGTGCGGGACGACCTGATCGACCGGGCGCTCGACGAGGACGTCGCCGCGCTGGTCGTCGAGGTGTTGCGGGTCTGCGCGACGGGGGCCCCGGCCGAGGTGGTCGTGGCGTTGGAGGCGCTCGACCGGGCGCCCGCCGAGGACGGCGACCTGGCACCGGAGGTGGCGCGCGTCCTCACCGGGCTGTGCCGCCCCGACCAGGACACCGGGGTGCTGGCCGCCGCCCTGCCGCTGTACGGCGTGTACGGCGAGGGGGAGTCGGTGGCGCGGGCCCTGCTGGACATGACGGGGCATCCGGCCCCGGCGGTGCGGGCCGCCGCGGTGTCCGGGATCGAGTACTTCGCCGACGAGGGCTCGTTCCCCGGGGCGACGATGGAGCTGGTGGAACGGGTGGCCCGGCTGCTCGCCGAGGACCACGACGCCGGCGTGCGGCTGGCGGCGGTCGAGGCGTTCGGCCTGTTCTTCACGTGGCACGGATATGAGCGGGCCTGGTCGTCGCACCTGGTGGAGGTGCTGTCGCGCACGCTGAACGTCGAGCCGGACCAGCGGGTGCGCGGCGAGGCTGCGGAGACCCTCGCCGAGCTGGTCGTGGAGGACGGCGACTGGGGGCTGCTGGGCGACGCGCTGCGGCCCCACGTCGAGGACCGGAACGTGAAGGTCGCGGCGTACGCACTGGCCCGGGTCGCGACGCTGGGCGACGAGCGGGCCCTGGAACGGCTGTGGGCGCTGCTGGCGGCACCGGGCGTCCACCGGGAGTACCTGTCGGCTGCGACGGAGCTGGCCGTGTCCTACCGGCACTCCCCGGCCAAGATCCGCCGGAAACTGCGCAAGGAGCTCAAACGGCTGCGGAAGTCGGGCTGGGCCGAGCTGCCCGCCGACGAGCCGAACTGGTCCGCGAAGGCGCGCGCCGAGTACCTCGACATCCTGATCGGCCGGCTGTCGCCCTGGTGACCGAGGTCACTTGTCGACGTCGCCGACCACGAAGAACATCGACCCCAGGATCGCGATCATGTCGGCCACCAGCGTGCCCGGCAGCAGCTCGGTCAGCACCTGGATGTTGTTGAACGAGGCCGACCGCAGCTTCATCCGCCACGGGGTCTTCTCGCCGCGCGACACCAGGTAGTAGCCGTTGATGCCGAGCGGGTTCTCCGTCCAGGCGTACGTGTGGCCCTCGGGGACCTTGAGGACCTTGGGCAGCCGCTGGTTGATCGGCCCCGGCGGCAGCTCGGCCAGCCGGTCCAGGCAGGCGTCGGCGAGGTCCAGCGAGACGTGCACCTGGTCCATCAGGCACTCGAACCGGGCCAGGCAGTCGCCCTCGGACCGGGTGACGACGGGCACGTCCAGCTCGGAGTAGGCCAGGTACGGCTCGTCGCGGCGCAGATCGAAGTCGACCCCGGAGGCCCGGGCGATCGGCCCCGAGACCCCGTACTGGGAGATCTGCTCGGGGGTCAGCACGCCGACGCCCCGGGTGCGGGCGCGGAAGATCTCGTTGCCCATGATCAGGTCGGAGATGTCGCTCATCCGGCCGCGGACGTCGCCGACCGCCTCCCGGGCCCGGGTCGTCCATCCGGCGGGCATCTCCTCCTTCAGACCGCCGACCCGGTTGAACATGTAGTGCATCCGGCCGCCGGAGAGCTCCTCCATCACCCGTTGGAGGTGCTCGCGCTCCCGGAACGCGTAGAAGATCGGGGTGATCGCCCCGACCTCCAGCGGATAGGAGCCCAGGAACATCAGGTGGTTGAGCACCCGGTTCAGCTCGGCCAGCAGGGTGCGGACCCATACGGCGCGCTCGGGGACCTCCATGCCGAGCATCCGCTCGACGGCCAGCACCACGCCCAGCTCGTTGGCGAACGCCGACAGCCAGTCGTGCCGGTTGGCGAGCACGATGAGCTGCCGGTAGTCGCGCACCTCGAACAGCTTCTCGGCCCCTCGGTGCATGTAGCCGATGATGGGCTCGGCGTGCGAGATGCGCTCCCCGTCCAGGGTCAGCCGCAGCCGCAGCACGCCGTGGGTGGACGGGTGCTGGGGGCCGATGTTGAGGACCATGTCCTCGGTGGCCAGCTCTTTGGCCCCTGCGCCGATCCCGACGGTGCGTACGGTTTCCCTGGTGCTCACGCCCCCATCGTGCCACGTCCGTATTGAGGGGGAGGGTCGCGGGATTCGGGGTGGTTCGGGTTGACTAGCCCCCACCATGAACGCGCCTCACGGTCAGCCCCAGCCCGGCCCCCTTCCCGTGGACCCCGCGTACCCCCATGCGGGAGCGCCCCACGGCCACTCGGGGGTCCCCGCTCCGCCGTACGCTCAGGTCTCTCCCGGCCGCGCTCAGCCCCAGGGCGGGCACGCACGGCCCCAGGGCGGGCCCGAGGCGTTCGGGCCGCCGGGGGAGACGGGGTGGACCCGGGTGTCGGGTCGGCTGCCCTGGCATCGGCGGATCACGGCGGTGCTCGGGGCGGTGCCCGTCGCGGCGGCCGGGGCGGTCTTCGCGGCCCAGAGCGGCGGCGTTCTCGGGATCGTGGCCTGGGTGCTGGCCGTGGTGTTCGGCTGCGCGCTGGTGTGGATCGTCGCCGGGCTGTCGTTCCGGTCGCTGGGGTACGCCGAGCGGCCCGACGACCTCGTGATCACCAATGGGGTGTTCGTCCGGCGGCTGGTGGTCGTCCCCTATGGGCGGATGCAGTTCGTGGACGTGTCGGCGGGGCTGCTGGAGCGCTGGATGGGCATCGCGACCGTACGGCTGCACACGGCGGCGGCGGCCACGGACGCGCGGATCCCCGGGGTGCCCGCCGCCGAGGCCGCGCAGCTCCGTGATCGGCTGGCGCGTCGCGGCGAGGCCAGGAGCATGGGCTTGTGACCGGCCCGTACGCGCAGCCGTACCCGGCCGCCCACGGGGCGTACCCGCCGGCCGTCTATGGGCCGCCGGGTTTCGGGCCTCACGGGTACGGCCCGCCGCCGGTGCGGTACTCCGAGGGCGTCCACCGGGTGCATCCGGCGACGACGCTGCTGCGGGCGTTCGCGGTCTTCGTCATCTACTTCGTGCTGCTGGGCTTCCCGCTGTTGTTGACCCGGAACGACGACGGGATCGTGCTGTTCGCGCCCGAGGCCGTGCTGCGGTTCGCGCTGGTGTCGGCCCCGGTGGCGGTGGCCGCCCTGGTGATCGGCGTGTGGGGCTGGCGGTCGCAGCGGTTCTGGTTCGCCGAGGGCGACCTGGCCGTGGAGACCGGTCTGCTCCGCAAGCGCAGGCGGCTGATCCCGCTGTCGCGGATCCAGGCCATCGACGTGATCCGACCGCTGATGACCCGGCTGACCGGGCTGGCCGAGGTACGGGTGGAGCTGGCGGGCGGCGACCAGAGCGAGATCGCCCTGCGCTACCTGGGGCGGCGCGACGCGTGGCAGCTCCGCGCCGAGCTGCTGGCGCGGGCGGCGGGGCTGCCGGGGCACACTCCGGAGGCCCCGGAGCAGCCGTTCTGGCGGGTCGGGTTCCGGGGGCTGTTCGGGTCGCTGGTGATGAAGATTCCGGTGATCGCGACGGGACTGGTGTTCCTGTCGTTGTTCACGGTCGGGATCCTGTTCCTGGAGTTGGGCTTCCTGGGCGCGGTCATCCCGGCCCTGCTGGGGCTGATCCGAGCCGTGGTCGCCCCGCTGGTCATGTACGGGAACTTCACCGCCGCGACGTCCCCCGACGGTCTGCGGCTGCGGTACGGCCTGCTGGAGACCCGCATGCAGACCGTGCCACCGGGCCGGGTGCAGGCCGTCAGCATCGTCGAGCCCGTCCTGTGGCGGCAGAAGGGCTGGGCCCGGGTGGACGTCACGGTGGCCGGGTACGCCGGGGAGCGGCAGGCGCTGTCGTCCGTCCTCCTGCCCGTCGCGCCCCGCGCGGTGGCGGTGGCGCTGGTCGCGCAGGTCTTCCCCGGGGCGGACATCGACGCGATCCCCCTGCTGCCCGCGGCGTCCAAGGGTCTGTCCCTCGATCGTTCGACCGCCGCCGGCACCGACGACGTGGTCTTCGTGACGCGCCGGGGCCTGCTCTGCCGCCGTACGGAGGTCATCGCGCACGCCAGGGCCCAGAGCGTCCGCCTCACCGCGGGCCCCCTCCAGCGGCTCTTCGGGATCGGGACCGTCCACGTGGACGCCCCTCCCGGGCCGGTGCGGGTGACCGCCGCCGACCGCGACCTGTCCGAGGCCCGACTCATCGTCGAGGCCACCGCCGAACGCGCCCGGGTGGCCCGCTCCCGAGGCGGCTCCGATCCCGCACGTTGGGCCCGCTGACGCGTACGGCGCCGCGGGGATCATCCGAGTGCCGCGTGTCAGGCGGTGAGGGCGCTGGGGAGTTCGATGCCCGCCGTTTGGGCGAGCCAGCCGAAGCCGCCGAGGCCGGACGGGTCGATCAGCTCCGCCTCCTCGCCGGCCTGGCACAGGGCCGCCACGTAGCCGCGCGGGTCACTGGAGGCCAGGCCCAAGGGCGGGCGTGCGCCCGTGAGGCCCAGGGCCCGGAGGGCCCGGCGCTGGGTCGTCAGGGTCGACCCGGTGGCTCCGGCGGTGGCTCCGGCGTCGAGGCAGGCGTCGAGGGCCACGTGCGCCGTGATGTCGCAGGAGCCGTCGGGCACGGCGGGGACGGTGTGCCCGTCGCGGTAGCCGGTCAGCGTCCCGTGGGCGGGTCGGGCGTCGCGGCCGTGGGCGTAGTCGACGGCGAGCGCCAGCCCTCCACGGAGCCGGTGGAGCACCGAGGCCCAGGCGTTGCAGCGCGGGTGCCCGACCTCGGCGCGGTCACCGAGGGCTCGCAGCGGCCACCACCGCTCCACCCAGGCGAGGTCCTCGTCGCTCGGAACGGGGCCGGCCCGCTCCGCGCCCGTCGCGGGGTCGACGAGGACCATCCGGGGGCCCGAGGGCGTCAGCTCCACCACGTCCAAGGGGACGTTGTCCAACCACTCGTTCGCGATGACCAGGCCGGTGATCTCGTCCGGTAGGACGCTGCGCCAGGTGACGCGTTCGGGGACGGAGGGGGAGCGGGGGGCGAGTTCGACGGCGACCGCGTCGACCCGCTCGGCCAGTTCGGGGTCGACCGCGTCCAGGATCCGCATCAGCAGCCGTCCACAGCCCGCGCCGACGTCCACCAGGTGGAGCCGCGGGGGACGGCCCAGCGCCTCGTCCACCGTCGCCAAGAGGCCCGCGAGGGCCTCGGCGTAGCGGGCGGACGCGTGCACGGAGGTGCGGAAGTGCGCGGCCGGCCGTTCTCCCCGGCCGTAGAACCCCGTCTCCCCGTAGAGGGCCCGCTCCATCGCCGTACGCCACGTCACCCAACGCTCCACGACATCGACGCTACAGCCCGTCGCAGGTCGTACGGTCCGTACGACCTGGGTCTGATGGCGGGGCGAACCGCCGTACGTAGGCTGAAACGTATGGTCAGGCGCGCATGGGCATGGTGGCGGAGCAAGCGGTCGCTGGTGGACTTCGCCTTCATGTCGCCGTTGTTGCTGATCTCGGTCCTGGCGGCGCCGACCTTCACGAGCCCGCCCCCCTACGGCCGGGAAGACGAGATCCCCGAGTGGACGTACGTGGTCCTGGTCGTGTGCCTGCTGCTGCCGCTGATCTGGCGGCGACGGTGGCCGGTGCGCGTCTTCGGCGTGATCGCGCTGGTGTCGTTCGTCCAGTGGGCGTTCGGCGTGGAGATCGTCCCGGCGAACTTCGGCGTGCTGATCGCGATGTACACGGTCGCGGCCAACTGCCCGTTCCGCTGGGGCGCGGCGGCGGGGGCGATCGGGGTCGTGGGCGCGGGCATGGCGACGATCCGCTACACGGTGCACGGACAGGACCTCCTGGCCGTCTTCATCTCCCAGGCGGCCACGGTCGGGGGCATCTGGATCCTCGGCATCTACATCAGCACCCGGCGCGCCTACCTCCGCTCTCTGGAGGAGCGGGCCGCCCGCCTGGAACGGGAGCGCGACACGCAGGTGCAGATCGCGATGGCCTCCGAACGGGCCCGCATCGCCCGTGAGCTGCACGACGTCGTGGCCCACAACGTGAGCGTGATCGTCGTCCAGGCCGACGGGGCCTCGTTCGCGATCGAGACCGATACGGAGCGCGCCAAGCGGGCGCTGGAGACGATCTCCTCCACCGGACGGCTGGCCCTGGCGGAGATGCGCCGGCTGCTCGGCGTGCTGCGCGAGGGGGACGACGGGGGCACGTACGCGCCGCAGCCCGGGGTGGAGCAGCTCACCGACCTGGTGGAGCAGATCCGCGGGGCCGGGCTGCCGCTGGACTTCCTGGTCGACGGGGTGCCCGCGGAGCTGCCGCCGGGGCTCCAGCTCACCGTGTTCCGGATCGTTCAGGAGGCGCTGACCAACACCCTCAAGCACGGCGGTCCCGGGGTCAGTGCCCGGGTGCGGCTCCACTACGGTGACGAGGCCATCGAGGTGACGATCACCGATGACGGGCGCGGCGCGGCCGCCGCCGACGACGGGCTCGGCCACGGGCTGGCCGGGATGCGGGAACGGGCCTCGGTGTACGGGGGCGACGTGCGGGCGGGGCCCCGCGCGGGCGGCGGGTACGTCGTGGTCGCCCGACTTCCGATTCGCGAGGAGGCGAAGAGCGCGTGATCAGGGTGCTGCTGGTCGACGATCAGGAACTGGTCCGCGCCGGGTTCCGCATGGTGCTGGACGCCCAGCCGGACATCGAGGTGGTGGCCGAGGCCGGCGACGGCGCGCAGGTGCTCGACACGCTGCGCACGGTCGACGCGGACGTGGTGCTGATGGACGTGCGGATGCCCCGCATGAACGGGATCGAGGCGACCCGGCGGGTCCAGACGATGGGCGAGCGGCGGCCCAAGGTGATCATCCTGACCACCTTCGACCTGGACGAGTACGCGTTCGCCGCGATCAAGGCCGGGGCCGCCGGGTTCCTGCTGAAGGACGCCGGGCCGACCCA
The DNA window shown above is from Thermomonospora umbrina and carries:
- the folP gene encoding dihydropteroate synthase; translated protein: MGVVNVTPDSFSDGGAWFDPDKAIRHAHDLVHEGADLVDVGGESTRPGAQRVSLDEELRRVVPVIEALAADGVPVSVDTMRAEVAEAAVAAGARLVNDVSGGLADPAMGRALAGAGVPYVVMHWRGHSHDMYRRAEYDDVVREVRDELAARVDEVVAQGVDPSMIVLDPGLGFAKKAPHNWTLIARLGELSDDLPVLVGASRKRFLGRLLTGPDGQARPFTDCDDATVAVTALAAAAGAWCVRVHRVRPNADAVRVAAAVRAAERGEDA
- a CDS encoding nuclear transport factor 2 family protein — encoded protein: MNRADLARIEEANAEFYAAFEAGDLDRMSAVWADGAHASAVGCVHPGWPLLRGREEVLRSWALIMANTPYIQFVLTDLHTEVHGDQALVTCSENIITVDDSSGPGEMLAGGSVVATNVFLRVEGEWRLLHHHGSPVLNQMEEDEDE
- the folB gene encoding dihydroneopterin aldolase encodes the protein MDRIELTGLRARGRHGCLPAERELGQEFVVDVALGLDTRPAAAGDDLSRTVDYGSLAGRLVAIVEGEPVNLIETLAENLAAACLEDPTVQEAHVTVHKPAAPVPHPFTDVAVKISRSRS
- the folK gene encoding 2-amino-4-hydroxy-6-hydroxymethyldihydropteridine diphosphokinase, with amino-acid sequence MTHPDRTATGGHMIVQHRTVLSLGSNLGDRLDNIQEAVDALFDAPGLTFVALSPVYETAPYGGPEGDIPEQDDYLNIVLVADTRLAPETLLDRLLNIEGSLRRVREVRWGPRTLDIDIVTFGDVVSDDPRLTLPHPRAHERAFVLVPWADLEPDVLLPGHGRVADLAEAAVRAGGPGLVRRRDDLILQGPA
- a CDS encoding DUF3180 domain-containing protein, with the translated sequence MKPTRPAVLAALAVGLTVVTWLALQVAYESLPTLPWTMVPTLLLLGLGEAFTAYNLWRRIRHRPGTRPVEPLVVARMAALAKASAHAGAVIAGLFGGFALHVSSSLDKSVPRQDFFVSVGTLIASLVLIGAAMWLEYACRVPKDPDEDRRQGVSRA
- a CDS encoding HEAT repeat domain-containing protein, whose amino-acid sequence is MDGYVGRAGKVADGAFAGMFQAPAEVRDDLIDRALDEDVAALVVEVLRVCATGAPAEVVVALEALDRAPAEDGDLAPEVARVLTGLCRPDQDTGVLAAALPLYGVYGEGESVARALLDMTGHPAPAVRAAAVSGIEYFADEGSFPGATMELVERVARLLAEDHDAGVRLAAVEAFGLFFTWHGYERAWSSHLVEVLSRTLNVEPDQRVRGEAAETLAELVVEDGDWGLLGDALRPHVEDRNVKVAAYALARVATLGDERALERLWALLAAPGVHREYLSAATELAVSYRHSPAKIRRKLRKELKRLRKSGWAELPADEPNWSAKARAEYLDILIGRLSPW
- a CDS encoding NADH-quinone oxidoreductase subunit D codes for the protein MSTRETVRTVGIGAGAKELATEDMVLNIGPQHPSTHGVLRLRLTLDGERISHAEPIIGYMHRGAEKLFEVRDYRQLIVLANRHDWLSAFANELGVVLAVERMLGMEVPERAVWVRTLLAELNRVLNHLMFLGSYPLEVGAITPIFYAFREREHLQRVMEELSGGRMHYMFNRVGGLKEEMPAGWTTRAREAVGDVRGRMSDISDLIMGNEIFRARTRGVGVLTPEQISQYGVSGPIARASGVDFDLRRDEPYLAYSELDVPVVTRSEGDCLARFECLMDQVHVSLDLADACLDRLAELPPGPINQRLPKVLKVPEGHTYAWTENPLGINGYYLVSRGEKTPWRMKLRSASFNNIQVLTELLPGTLVADMIAILGSMFFVVGDVDK
- a CDS encoding PH domain-containing protein, with product MSGRLPWHRRITAVLGAVPVAAAGAVFAAQSGGVLGIVAWVLAVVFGCALVWIVAGLSFRSLGYAERPDDLVITNGVFVRRLVVVPYGRMQFVDVSAGLLERWMGIATVRLHTAAAATDARIPGVPAAEAAQLRDRLARRGEARSMGL
- a CDS encoding PH domain-containing protein — protein: MTGPYAQPYPAAHGAYPPAVYGPPGFGPHGYGPPPVRYSEGVHRVHPATTLLRAFAVFVIYFVLLGFPLLLTRNDDGIVLFAPEAVLRFALVSAPVAVAALVIGVWGWRSQRFWFAEGDLAVETGLLRKRRRLIPLSRIQAIDVIRPLMTRLTGLAEVRVELAGGDQSEIALRYLGRRDAWQLRAELLARAAGLPGHTPEAPEQPFWRVGFRGLFGSLVMKIPVIATGLVFLSLFTVGILFLELGFLGAVIPALLGLIRAVVAPLVMYGNFTAATSPDGLRLRYGLLETRMQTVPPGRVQAVSIVEPVLWRQKGWARVDVTVAGYAGERQALSSVLLPVAPRAVAVALVAQVFPGADIDAIPLLPAASKGLSLDRSTAAGTDDVVFVTRRGLLCRRTEVIAHARAQSVRLTAGPLQRLFGIGTVHVDAPPGPVRVTAADRDLSEARLIVEATAERARVARSRGGSDPARWAR
- a CDS encoding SAM-dependent methyltransferase; this translates as MERWVTWRTAMERALYGETGFYGRGERPAAHFRTSVHASARYAEALAGLLATVDEALGRPPRLHLVDVGAGCGRLLMRILDAVDPELAERVDAVAVELAPRSPSVPERVTWRSVLPDEITGLVIANEWLDNVPLDVVELTPSGPRMVLVDPATGAERAGPVPSDEDLAWVERWWPLRALGDRAEVGHPRCNAWASVLHRLRGGLALAVDYAHGRDARPAHGTLTGYRDGHTVPAVPDGSCDITAHVALDACLDAGATAGATGSTLTTQRRALRALGLTGARPPLGLASSDPRGYVAALCQAGEEAELIDPSGLGGFGWLAQTAGIELPSALTA
- a CDS encoding sensor histidine kinase; amino-acid sequence: MVRRAWAWWRSKRSLVDFAFMSPLLLISVLAAPTFTSPPPYGREDEIPEWTYVVLVVCLLLPLIWRRRWPVRVFGVIALVSFVQWAFGVEIVPANFGVLIAMYTVAANCPFRWGAAAGAIGVVGAGMATIRYTVHGQDLLAVFISQAATVGGIWILGIYISTRRAYLRSLEERAARLERERDTQVQIAMASERARIARELHDVVAHNVSVIVVQADGASFAIETDTERAKRALETISSTGRLALAEMRRLLGVLREGDDGGTYAPQPGVEQLTDLVEQIRGAGLPLDFLVDGVPAELPPGLQLTVFRIVQEALTNTLKHGGPGVSARVRLHYGDEAIEVTITDDGRGAAAADDGLGHGLAGMRERASVYGGDVRAGPRAGGGYVVVARLPIREEAKSA